One Paraburkholderia sp. HP33-1 genomic region harbors:
- a CDS encoding fatty acid--CoA ligase, which yields MRDNATAAAPSAYAYPLLIKQLLHTPFVQAPDQEIVYRGQVRMTYTTLRERIARLANGLSRLGARHGSTVAVMDWDSHRYLECYFAVPMMGAVLQTVNVRLSPDEIAYTINHAGAEILLVHTDFLPLVEAIKGQLETVRTFIWIDEEGSEVATHSIPFSAEYEAMLEESSDQYEFPDFDENTRATTFYTTGTTGLPKGVFFSHRQLVLHTLTGMAALASPESGQRFHRGDVYMPLTPMFHVHAWGMPYIATVLGVKQVYPGRYMPDRLVKLVRDEGVTFSHCVSTILHMMLGCEEARSADLSKWKIVIGGGALTHGLARAALGRGIDIFAGYGMSETCPLLSLAQLPAGAEALDAEEQLRLRCTTGRPVPLVDLRIVNENMEEAAHDGSAYGEIVVRAPWLTQGYLNNPEASVQLWGGGYLHTQDIATIDPTGSIQITDRLKDVIKSGGEWISSLEIESLISLYPGVSEVAVIGISDEKWGERPVALVVLNEGVEVSEDDIKRHVLTFSESGRISKYAVPQIVRFIDSLEKTSVGKLNKKWLRAQFA from the coding sequence ATGCGGGACAACGCCACGGCCGCTGCGCCCTCGGCCTACGCTTATCCATTGCTGATCAAGCAACTGCTGCACACGCCGTTCGTTCAGGCGCCGGATCAGGAGATCGTGTATCGCGGACAGGTCCGCATGACTTATACGACGCTGCGCGAGCGCATCGCGCGGCTCGCCAATGGGCTGAGCCGGCTCGGCGCGCGGCACGGCAGCACCGTCGCGGTGATGGACTGGGACAGCCACCGTTACCTCGAATGCTATTTCGCCGTGCCGATGATGGGTGCCGTGCTGCAAACGGTCAACGTGCGCCTGTCGCCGGACGAGATCGCGTACACGATCAACCACGCCGGCGCGGAGATCCTGCTCGTCCACACCGATTTTCTGCCGCTTGTCGAAGCGATCAAAGGCCAGCTCGAAACGGTGCGCACCTTCATCTGGATTGACGAGGAGGGCAGCGAAGTCGCTACGCACTCGATTCCGTTTTCGGCGGAATACGAAGCGATGCTCGAAGAAAGCTCGGATCAGTATGAGTTTCCCGACTTCGACGAGAACACGCGCGCCACGACCTTTTATACGACCGGGACGACCGGCCTGCCCAAGGGCGTCTTCTTTTCCCATCGCCAGCTGGTTCTGCACACGCTCACCGGCATGGCGGCGTTGGCGAGCCCCGAATCCGGGCAGCGCTTTCACCGCGGCGACGTCTATATGCCGCTCACGCCGATGTTCCACGTGCACGCCTGGGGCATGCCCTACATCGCCACCGTGCTCGGCGTGAAGCAGGTCTATCCGGGCCGCTATATGCCTGACCGGCTCGTGAAGCTGGTGCGCGACGAAGGCGTGACGTTCTCGCATTGCGTGAGCACGATTCTGCACATGATGCTCGGCTGCGAAGAAGCGCGTTCCGCCGATTTGAGCAAATGGAAGATCGTGATCGGCGGCGGTGCGCTCACGCACGGACTGGCGCGTGCCGCGCTCGGGCGAGGCATCGACATCTTCGCGGGCTACGGTATGTCGGAAACGTGTCCCTTGCTGAGTCTTGCGCAGCTGCCGGCCGGCGCCGAGGCGCTCGACGCCGAAGAGCAGTTGCGCCTGCGCTGCACGACGGGACGGCCGGTCCCGCTCGTCGATCTGCGCATCGTCAATGAAAACATGGAGGAGGCGGCTCACGACGGCAGCGCGTATGGAGAAATCGTCGTGCGCGCACCGTGGCTCACGCAAGGCTATCTGAACAACCCCGAGGCTTCCGTGCAGTTGTGGGGCGGCGGCTACCTGCACACGCAGGACATCGCGACGATCGACCCGACCGGAAGCATCCAGATCACGGACCGGCTCAAGGACGTGATCAAGTCGGGCGGCGAATGGATTTCGTCGCTGGAAATCGAGAGCCTGATCTCGCTGTACCCGGGCGTATCCGAAGTCGCCGTCATCGGTATCAGCGACGAGAAATGGGGCGAGCGGCCGGTCGCGCTGGTGGTGCTCAACGAAGGCGTCGAGGTCAGCGAGGACGACATCAAGCGTCACGTGTTGACGTTCAGTGAGTCGGGACGGATCTCGAAGTATGCGGTGCCGCAGATCGTCAGGTTCATCGACTCGCTCGAAAAGACCAGCGTCGGCAAGCTGAACAAGAAGTGGCTGCGCGCGCAGTTCGCCTGA
- a CDS encoding PIG-L deacetylase family protein, protein MSETSPRLFIVSPHFDDAVFSCGALLAAHPDAAVCTVFAAPPEHEMHTEWDAKAGFANAHEAIHERTIEDNRALEVLDAIPLRMPFRDSQYADSPSIGQLAAALEETIYRTTANTLLMPLGLDQDDHVRVFEACCEILPRLTHLNWFGYEEAIHRLTPGVVQARLADLAQRGIVATPATPSAGHTIDVHRQAHLKREAVNAYASQLRAFGAGNYDDVFATERYWQLSVGRKRARK, encoded by the coding sequence ATGAGCGAAACCAGCCCACGCCTTTTCATCGTCTCGCCCCATTTCGACGACGCCGTCTTCAGCTGCGGCGCGTTGCTCGCCGCCCACCCCGACGCCGCCGTCTGCACCGTATTCGCCGCGCCCCCCGAGCACGAGATGCACACGGAGTGGGACGCAAAAGCGGGCTTCGCGAACGCCCATGAAGCGATCCACGAACGCACGATTGAAGACAACCGCGCGCTCGAAGTGCTCGACGCGATTCCGCTGCGCATGCCGTTTCGCGACAGCCAGTACGCCGATTCGCCGTCGATCGGCCAGCTGGCGGCCGCGCTGGAGGAAACGATCTACCGCACGACCGCGAACACGCTGCTGATGCCGCTCGGCCTGGATCAGGACGATCATGTGCGGGTGTTCGAAGCATGCTGCGAAATCCTGCCGCGGCTCACGCACCTGAACTGGTTCGGCTACGAGGAAGCGATTCACCGGCTCACGCCGGGTGTGGTCCAGGCGCGGCTTGCCGATCTCGCACAGCGCGGCATCGTTGCGACGCCGGCAACCCCGAGCGCCGGCCACACGATCGACGTACACCGCCAGGCGCATCTGAAGCGCGAAGCAGTCAACGCGTACGCGAGCCAGTTGCGCGCTTTCGGGGCCGGCAATTACGACGATGTGTTCGCGACCGAGCGCTACTGGCAGCTGAGCGTCGGCCGCAAACGCGCGAGAAAGTAG
- a CDS encoding LysE family translocator gives MSLTAWLFFLPACFAINLAPGPNNLLSINVAARHGFTKAFVGGSGRLLAFAMMLALAATGLAVVLHASEWIFLAIKLAGAAYLIWLAIQLWRSDAPAIDTSQPQEAALMRIARHEFFVAAGNPKAILVFTAFLPQFVDVAQPILPQFAALGASFLVLEWVAIALYSWAGMYLGKWLMRAQIRRWFNRCCGGFLAAIGVSFLLVRRG, from the coding sequence ATGTCCCTTACCGCCTGGCTATTCTTTTTGCCCGCCTGCTTTGCCATCAATCTCGCACCCGGGCCCAATAACCTGCTTTCGATCAACGTGGCCGCGCGTCATGGCTTCACGAAGGCGTTCGTCGGCGGCAGCGGCCGGCTGCTCGCTTTCGCGATGATGCTCGCGCTCGCCGCGACCGGTCTCGCCGTCGTGCTACATGCGTCCGAATGGATCTTTCTCGCGATCAAACTCGCGGGCGCCGCTTATCTGATCTGGCTCGCGATCCAGTTGTGGCGCAGCGACGCCCCCGCTATCGATACGTCGCAACCGCAGGAAGCCGCGCTCATGCGAATTGCGCGGCACGAGTTCTTCGTGGCCGCGGGTAATCCGAAGGCGATTCTGGTCTTCACCGCGTTCCTGCCGCAATTCGTTGATGTCGCGCAGCCGATCCTGCCGCAATTCGCCGCGCTCGGCGCGAGCTTTCTCGTCCTCGAATGGGTCGCGATTGCGTTGTATTCGTGGGCCGGCATGTATCTCGGCAAATGGCTCATGCGCGCGCAGATCCGCCGCTGGTTCAATCGCTGCTGCGGCGGCTTTCTGGCGGCGATCGGCGTGAGCTTTCTGCTGGTTCGGCGCGGATAA
- a CDS encoding methyl-accepting chemotaxis protein has protein sequence MTLNRKLASMIAVLWVGLILIGGFGAWQSRASMISDRREQLRSLIDEANHVVGHYYALAQQHALSEDDAKKQALATLGAMRYGTDGYLSINDSQPVMLMHPIKPALIGKNLAQFTDPAGNHLFVDIVNAGNHDGGGFVDYLWAKPGSEQPVAKTSYSMHFAPWDWYLVTGMYMDDVQSAFYRNLLRWLAITVALGALSTVVMLVVLRSIRRSLGGTLEVAVEHARLMAQGNLATPVPVESHDNGSLLHALRTMQAGLVDTVSRVRQGTENINVGANEIAAGNTDLSQRTEEQAAALVQTASSMDQMTVNVKQNADSATQAAQLASDAANVATRGSRVVDDVVRTMGEITASSRQIGDIIGVIDGIAFQTNILALNAAVEAARAGEQGRGFAVVASEVRSLAQRSATAAKEIKALIETSTDTVETGASLVANAGATMGEIVQSVRRVNEILEEISHASREQSAGIEQVNRAVGEMDQVTQQNAALVEQAAAAAHSLKDQVGGLRDAIASFALPA, from the coding sequence ATGACTCTGAACCGAAAACTGGCGTCGATGATTGCTGTCCTGTGGGTCGGCCTGATCCTGATCGGTGGTTTTGGCGCGTGGCAAAGCCGCGCGTCGATGATCTCGGACCGGCGCGAACAACTCCGCTCGCTGATCGACGAGGCGAACCACGTCGTCGGCCACTACTACGCGCTCGCGCAGCAGCATGCGCTATCCGAGGACGATGCGAAGAAACAGGCGCTCGCGACGCTTGGCGCGATGCGCTACGGCACGGACGGCTACCTGTCGATCAACGACTCGCAGCCGGTCATGCTGATGCATCCGATCAAGCCCGCACTCATCGGCAAAAACCTCGCGCAATTCACCGATCCGGCGGGCAATCATCTGTTCGTCGACATCGTCAACGCGGGCAATCACGACGGCGGCGGCTTCGTCGACTATCTGTGGGCCAAGCCGGGCAGCGAGCAGCCGGTCGCGAAGACCAGCTACTCGATGCACTTCGCGCCGTGGGACTGGTACCTCGTGACCGGCATGTATATGGACGACGTGCAAAGCGCGTTCTACCGCAACCTGCTGCGCTGGCTCGCGATCACGGTTGCGCTCGGTGCGCTCTCCACGGTCGTGATGCTGGTCGTGCTGCGCAGCATCCGCCGCTCGCTCGGCGGCACGCTCGAAGTGGCAGTCGAGCACGCGCGGCTGATGGCGCAAGGCAATCTCGCGACGCCGGTGCCGGTTGAGTCGCACGACAACGGCAGCCTGCTCCATGCACTGCGTACCATGCAGGCGGGACTCGTCGACACGGTGTCGCGCGTGCGTCAGGGCACCGAAAACATCAACGTCGGCGCGAACGAAATCGCCGCGGGCAACACCGACCTGTCGCAACGCACCGAGGAGCAGGCGGCGGCACTCGTACAAACCGCGTCGAGCATGGATCAGATGACGGTCAACGTGAAGCAGAACGCCGACAGCGCAACCCAGGCCGCGCAACTCGCGAGCGACGCCGCGAACGTCGCGACGCGCGGCAGCCGCGTGGTCGACGACGTGGTGCGAACGATGGGCGAGATCACGGCGAGCTCGCGGCAGATCGGCGACATCATCGGCGTGATCGACGGCATCGCATTCCAGACTAACATCCTCGCGCTGAACGCCGCCGTCGAAGCAGCGCGCGCCGGCGAACAGGGCCGCGGCTTCGCGGTGGTCGCCTCCGAAGTGCGCAGCCTCGCACAGCGCTCGGCGACGGCCGCGAAGGAGATCAAGGCGCTGATCGAAACCTCGACCGATACGGTCGAGACCGGCGCATCGCTGGTCGCCAACGCGGGCGCGACGATGGGCGAGATCGTGCAGTCGGTGCGGCGCGTCAACGAGATTCTCGAAGAAATCAGCCACGCGTCGCGCGAGCAGAGCGCGGGCATCGAGCAGGTCAATCGCGCGGTCGGCGAGATGGATCAGGTCACGCAGCAGAATGCGGCGCTGGTCGAACAGGCCGCGGCCGCCGCGCATTCGCTGAAGGACCAGGTCGGCGGGTTGCGCGACGCGATTGCCAGTTTCGCGTTGCCGGCCTGA
- a CDS encoding LysE family translocator, protein MLDLSTLGTFVAVVLGLFLIPGPAVLLVLTRTMHGGRKAGILTGLGIAAGDFVHTLGAAVGLSALLMTSALAFNAVKFVGAAYLVYLGIRALREKQASAHLPVIAPVSGSKAFLQAIPAEVLNPKTALFFLAFLPQFVRPEHGSTFLQFATLGLIFVAMSALYTTLIVLTMRPLGKLVKRLTWLTRWQNKLIGVLFISLGLRVAVQTR, encoded by the coding sequence ATGCTTGACCTATCCACGTTGGGGACTTTCGTTGCCGTCGTGCTCGGGCTCTTTCTGATTCCAGGCCCGGCCGTGTTGCTGGTTTTGACGCGCACCATGCACGGCGGACGCAAGGCCGGCATTCTGACCGGCCTCGGTATCGCAGCCGGCGATTTCGTTCATACGCTGGGCGCCGCGGTTGGCCTCTCGGCGCTGCTGATGACATCCGCGCTGGCCTTCAATGCGGTCAAATTCGTCGGTGCCGCGTATCTCGTCTACCTGGGCATTCGCGCGCTGCGCGAGAAGCAGGCGAGTGCGCATCTGCCGGTCATCGCGCCGGTGTCAGGTTCGAAAGCGTTCTTGCAGGCGATTCCCGCCGAAGTGCTGAACCCGAAAACGGCGCTGTTTTTCCTCGCGTTTCTGCCGCAATTCGTGCGCCCCGAGCATGGCTCGACGTTTCTGCAGTTCGCGACGCTCGGGCTGATTTTCGTCGCCATGAGCGCGCTGTATACGACGCTGATCGTTTTGACGATGCGACCGTTGGGCAAGCTCGTGAAGCGTTTGACGTGGTTGACCCGCTGGCAGAACAAGCTGATCGGAGTGCTGTTCATTTCGCTCGGCCTGCGGGTGGCCGTGCAGACACGCTGA
- a CDS encoding MaoC family dehydratase: MNSNEYSMAALESFVGRELGVSNWVVVDQARIDAFAQCTGDTQWIHVDVERAKRESPFGGTIAHGYLTLSLLAALAIEIGVIPKDASAGLNYGLDKVRFMTPVKAGARVRSRATLLAVERKSGGRVIVRMANELQIDGEDKPALIAETLAMLVA; the protein is encoded by the coding sequence ATGAACAGCAATGAATACAGCATGGCCGCGCTCGAGAGCTTCGTCGGTCGCGAACTCGGTGTGTCTAACTGGGTCGTCGTCGATCAGGCGCGCATCGACGCATTCGCGCAATGCACGGGCGACACGCAGTGGATTCACGTCGATGTCGAGCGCGCGAAACGCGAGAGCCCGTTCGGCGGAACCATTGCCCACGGCTATCTGACGCTGTCGCTGCTGGCGGCGCTCGCGATCGAGATTGGCGTGATTCCCAAGGATGCGTCGGCCGGGCTCAACTACGGGCTCGACAAGGTGCGCTTCATGACGCCCGTCAAAGCTGGCGCGCGTGTGCGAAGCCGCGCGACGTTGCTGGCGGTGGAAAGAAAGAGCGGCGGCAGGGTGATCGTCAGGATGGCGAATGAGTTGCAGATCGACGGCGAGGACAAGCCGGCGCTGATCGCCGAGACCCTGGCGATGCTGGTCGCGTGA
- a CDS encoding 2-hydroxychromene-2-carboxylate isomerase — protein sequence MNDDAASTGRAIEFWFDFGSNYSYLSMMRIEALAAARNVTIVWRPFLLGPVFRQLGFENSPFVLQKEKGAYVWKDMERQCRKYGVALTRPSTFPRAAVLAMRVAVLGANEPWIGAWCRKIMQLNFADDRDIGSIDVVSEALDSLGLSAQSVIGAALSDANKLRLRGQTELAINRGIFGAPTFFVGGEMFWGNDRLEDALDYCDAIAVRP from the coding sequence ATGAACGATGACGCAGCGTCGACCGGGCGCGCAATCGAGTTCTGGTTCGATTTCGGCAGTAACTACAGCTATCTGAGCATGATGCGTATTGAAGCGTTGGCGGCGGCTCGCAACGTGACGATCGTCTGGCGGCCGTTTCTGCTCGGCCCGGTATTTCGCCAGCTCGGTTTCGAGAACTCGCCCTTCGTACTGCAGAAAGAAAAAGGCGCGTACGTCTGGAAAGACATGGAGCGTCAGTGCCGCAAATACGGCGTTGCACTCACGCGTCCCAGCACGTTTCCGCGCGCGGCCGTTCTCGCGATGCGCGTCGCGGTGCTCGGTGCGAACGAGCCGTGGATCGGTGCCTGGTGCCGCAAGATCATGCAGTTGAACTTCGCCGACGACCGCGACATTGGTTCAATCGATGTCGTCAGCGAAGCGCTCGACTCTCTCGGCCTATCCGCGCAGAGCGTGATCGGCGCGGCGCTAAGCGACGCGAACAAACTGCGCCTGCGCGGGCAGACCGAACTGGCCATCAATCGGGGGATCTTCGGCGCGCCGACGTTTTTTGTCGGCGGCGAGATGTTCTGGGGGAATGACAGGCTGGAGGATGCGTTGGACTACTGCGACGCGATCGCGGTCCGACCTTGA
- a CDS encoding IMPACT family protein, translating into MTDLAPRAACFFSSTDVSTLPTYTLPAPLSAELEIRKSRFIAHAIPVADRDAAMAALQRLRDEHPAATHVCWALLAGGQSGMSDDGEPSGTAGRPILEVLRHHDLDGVLAAVVRYYGGVKLGAGGLVRAYTDAIASALLDAPRVERIAQVSLGVEVSYADEAKVRRWMDAEGYPLVDSAYGMLVKMTMRVPANALDDARRTLVDITQGKAGFF; encoded by the coding sequence ATGACGGACTTGGCGCCGCGCGCTGCGTGCTTCTTTTCATCGACCGACGTTTCCACCTTGCCCACCTATACCCTACCCGCGCCGCTGAGCGCGGAACTCGAGATTCGCAAGAGCCGTTTCATCGCACATGCGATCCCGGTCGCCGATCGCGATGCCGCGATGGCCGCATTGCAGCGTCTGCGCGACGAACATCCGGCCGCGACGCATGTGTGCTGGGCGCTGCTCGCGGGCGGCCAGTCCGGCATGTCCGACGACGGCGAGCCGTCCGGCACCGCGGGCCGGCCGATTCTCGAAGTGCTGCGGCATCACGATCTGGATGGCGTGCTCGCGGCCGTCGTGCGCTACTACGGCGGTGTGAAACTCGGCGCGGGCGGTCTGGTGCGCGCATACACCGACGCGATCGCGTCCGCGCTACTCGACGCGCCGCGCGTCGAAAGGATTGCCCAGGTTTCGCTGGGTGTCGAAGTCAGTTATGCCGACGAAGCCAAAGTACGCCGCTGGATGGACGCCGAAGGCTATCCGCTCGTGGACAGCGCCTACGGCATGCTGGTGAAGATGACGATGCGCGTGCCCGCCAATGCCCTCGACGACGCCAGGCGAACGCTGGTCGACATCACGCAGGGAAAGGCAGGCTTTTTCTGA
- a CDS encoding DUF2866 domain-containing protein, translating into MVEEMVVEHLHAMPDHQWTRQIHSCKVSDPLQPPWGRSYRLVEWTMKHMPESIRRVVPAESTPLEIAQAVVSHVPGRRFCQQTD; encoded by the coding sequence ATGGTTGAAGAGATGGTAGTCGAACACCTGCATGCGATGCCCGACCATCAATGGACTCGCCAGATTCATTCCTGTAAGGTTTCCGATCCGCTGCAACCGCCCTGGGGCCGTTCCTACCGGCTCGTCGAATGGACGATGAAGCACATGCCCGAATCGATCCGTCGCGTCGTCCCCGCCGAAAGTACTCCGCTCGAAATCGCCCAGGCCGTGGTCTCTCATGTGCCGGGCCGGCGCTTCTGTCAGCAGACAGATTGA
- a CDS encoding peptidoglycan D,D-transpeptidase FtsI family protein, translating to MIRQKKPPSHDSYTAAKNPLLAARLPAWRSKFVVLLVFGAFATLAARAFWVQVVNQEFYVDQGQKRYQRLLELDATRGRIVDRNGSMLAVSLATYEIWASPKLVDESAVAPLTRLLDLPLAELRRRLSGERSFVLLKRQVDADTAAHLSRLRLAGITQIADTKRFYPEGESAAHVVGFTDIEDNGQEGVELAANAQLQGVPGQREVIRDRLGRVISETRPLVPARNGATIQLTIDRRIQQLAYTQLKAAVAQHHAEAGSVVVLDARNGEILALANYPSFDPNDRTRLSGRQLRNRAVIDTFEPGSTIKPLVVALSLDEGKVRPQSIIDTAPGWYRIGPAVIHDTSNHGAMTVAEAVQKSSNIALAKLALNLSAETIWTKYRQYGLGMKPELPFPGVAAGKLRPYKRWRPIEQATMAYGYGLSVSLLQIAQVYTAYAGDGAMQRVSLLREPLDADAPASFADRSAPVTTPGTARAIRNMLEMATGEGGTGRAATVAGYRVGGKTGTARKQIGTGYAKNRYRALFVGMAPMSDPRLIVAVMIDDPAGKAFYGGTVAGPVFSGVTGSALQLLGVPPDAAGV from the coding sequence ATGATCCGCCAGAAAAAACCGCCGTCGCACGATTCGTACACCGCCGCGAAGAACCCGCTGCTCGCCGCGCGCCTTCCCGCGTGGCGCTCGAAGTTCGTCGTGCTGCTCGTGTTCGGCGCGTTCGCGACGCTCGCGGCCCGCGCGTTCTGGGTGCAGGTCGTGAATCAGGAGTTCTATGTCGACCAGGGGCAGAAGCGCTATCAGCGCCTCCTCGAACTGGACGCGACGCGCGGCCGGATCGTCGATCGCAATGGTTCGATGCTTGCGGTCAGCCTCGCGACTTACGAAATCTGGGCCTCGCCGAAGCTCGTCGACGAAAGCGCGGTCGCGCCGCTCACGCGGCTGCTCGATCTACCGCTCGCGGAACTGCGCCGGCGCCTGAGCGGTGAGCGCAGCTTCGTGCTGCTCAAGCGCCAGGTCGATGCCGATACCGCCGCGCATCTGTCGCGCCTCAGGCTCGCCGGCATCACGCAGATCGCCGACACCAAACGCTTCTATCCCGAGGGCGAGTCGGCCGCGCACGTGGTCGGCTTCACGGACATCGAGGACAACGGCCAGGAAGGCGTCGAGCTCGCTGCCAACGCGCAGTTGCAAGGCGTGCCCGGCCAGCGCGAAGTGATCCGCGACCGGCTCGGCCGTGTGATCTCGGAGACGCGGCCGCTCGTGCCCGCGCGCAACGGCGCGACGATCCAGCTGACCATCGACCGGCGCATCCAGCAACTCGCATACACGCAACTCAAAGCCGCGGTCGCGCAGCACCACGCCGAAGCGGGCAGCGTGGTCGTGCTCGACGCACGCAACGGCGAGATCCTCGCGCTCGCCAACTACCCGAGCTTCGATCCGAACGACCGCACGCGCCTCTCCGGCCGGCAACTGCGCAACCGCGCGGTGATCGACACGTTCGAACCGGGCTCGACGATCAAGCCGCTCGTTGTGGCGCTGTCGCTCGACGAAGGCAAGGTGCGGCCGCAAAGCATCATCGATACCGCGCCCGGCTGGTATCGGATCGGCCCGGCCGTGATCCACGACACGTCGAATCACGGCGCGATGACGGTCGCCGAGGCGGTGCAGAAGTCGAGCAATATCGCGCTCGCGAAGCTCGCGCTCAACTTGTCGGCCGAAACGATCTGGACCAAGTATCGACAATACGGACTCGGCATGAAGCCCGAGCTGCCCTTCCCGGGCGTGGCCGCGGGCAAGCTGCGGCCGTACAAACGCTGGCGCCCGATCGAGCAGGCGACCATGGCATATGGCTACGGGCTGTCGGTATCTCTGCTGCAGATCGCGCAGGTCTACACCGCCTATGCCGGCGACGGCGCGATGCAGCGCGTGAGCCTGCTGCGCGAGCCGCTCGATGCGGACGCCCCCGCGTCATTCGCCGATCGCAGCGCGCCGGTCACGACGCCCGGCACCGCGCGCGCGATCCGCAACATGCTCGAAATGGCCACCGGCGAAGGCGGCACCGGACGCGCGGCGACGGTGGCGGGCTATCGCGTTGGCGGCAAGACCGGCACCGCGCGCAAGCAGATCGGCACGGGCTACGCGAAAAACCGCTACCGCGCGCTGTTCGTCGGCATGGCGCCGATGAGCGATCCGCGCCTGATCGTCGCCGTGATGATCGACGACCCGGCCGGCAAGGCGTTCTATGGCGGCACGGTCGCTGGGCCGGTGTTCAGCGGCGTGACGGGCAGCGCGTTGCAGCTGCTCGGGGTGCCGCCGGATGCGGCCGGAGTGTAA
- a CDS encoding GGDEF domain-containing protein produces the protein MTNLAQTPLSERLRSLVDTVQHNERTLRRFQNVELRLIGAQDFASFLDTLFSHLPQEFALANVTLWLDDRAPMLFELLEPLALRALDYAQLKTSREGGAAAHSLCEDNRPWLGHPGELDDAARRAFFGAAPAYVPASAILLPLAAGTSVSGYLCLGSDDPARFGAGMATDILERFASIVAASLDNVAHRERLKQLGMTDSLTGLANRRYFDERLREELMRAIRYHAPVACLFIDIDDFKRINDRYGHQIGDRALAEVAACVRQQVRLGDTVARYGGEEFAALLQGDRADALVVAERVRLAVETLDVRDEHGERIALTVSIGVAARVVGGTPAEAVSSGQAMMDEADRAMYQAKRNGRNRIEPRVEAGSEPG, from the coding sequence GTGACGAATCTCGCCCAAACGCCGCTTTCCGAGCGCCTTCGCTCGCTCGTCGACACCGTGCAGCACAACGAGCGCACCTTGCGCCGGTTCCAGAACGTCGAGCTGCGTTTGATCGGCGCGCAGGATTTCGCGTCGTTTCTCGATACCTTGTTCAGCCATCTGCCGCAGGAGTTTGCTCTCGCGAACGTGACGCTGTGGCTCGATGACCGCGCGCCGATGCTGTTCGAACTGCTCGAGCCGCTTGCACTGCGCGCGCTCGATTACGCGCAGCTGAAGACCTCGAGAGAAGGCGGTGCAGCCGCGCATTCGCTGTGCGAGGACAACCGGCCGTGGCTCGGCCACCCCGGCGAACTCGACGACGCCGCGCGCCGCGCCTTCTTCGGCGCCGCGCCGGCCTACGTGCCAGCCAGCGCGATCCTGCTGCCGCTCGCCGCGGGCACGAGCGTCAGCGGCTATCTATGCCTCGGCAGCGACGACCCCGCGCGCTTCGGCGCGGGCATGGCCACCGACATTCTCGAGCGCTTCGCGAGCATCGTCGCCGCGAGTCTCGACAACGTCGCACATCGCGAGCGGCTCAAGCAGCTCGGCATGACCGACTCGCTGACCGGCCTCGCGAATCGCCGCTATTTCGACGAGCGCCTGCGTGAAGAGTTGATGCGCGCGATTCGTTATCACGCGCCGGTCGCGTGTCTTTTCATCGATATCGACGATTTCAAGCGCATCAACGATCGCTACGGCCATCAGATCGGCGACCGTGCGCTCGCGGAGGTGGCGGCCTGCGTGCGGCAACAGGTGCGGCTTGGCGACACCGTCGCGCGGTACGGCGGCGAGGAATTCGCCGCGCTGCTGCAAGGCGATCGCGCCGACGCGCTGGTCGTCGCCGAGCGCGTGCGGCTCGCGGTCGAGACGCTCGACGTGCGCGACGAACATGGCGAGCGCATTGCGTTGACCGTGTCGATCGGCGTGGCCGCGCGGGTGGTCGGCGGCACCCCAGCCGAGGCGGTCTCGTCCGGTCAGGCCATGATGGACGAGGCCGATCGGGCGATGTATCAGGCCAAGCGCAATGGCCGCAATCGTATCGAGCCGCGGGTCGAGGCGGGCAGCGAGCCGGGCTGA